In Methanonatronarchaeum sp. AMET-Sl, one genomic interval encodes:
- the mgtE gene encoding magnesium transporter: MISPIDKDYEKPTDAADYDISVGEVMTQEYVSVTEDTSVGEAIKKFRDYAPEQPEKSTIYYTYIVDNEKRLKGVCSLRKMLNTPPEKPVSEIMETDLLYFKKDADAEEAAVDVSESHFPAIPVIDDQNRLIGIVRSEQLIEVVQETVTEDLLKLQGMDLPDPTDFTEIETKRSTVMLDAPLHKILRIRVPWLIVALLGGFLAGGVIGAFEETLETVVLLAIFIPVIMDMGGNVGTQSSTIFVRGVVLGHIDKTNIWRRVIKETITGLIIGVLIGGIAALGAYLWLQRTDLALVVFGSIIGTSLVAALVGFVIPWILYLTGQDPAAASNPLITTIKDVSGLLIYFGLATLLMAELI; this comes from the coding sequence ATGATATCTCCAATCGACAAGGATTACGAAAAACCAACAGACGCAGCCGACTACGACATATCGGTCGGCGAGGTCATGACACAGGAATATGTATCTGTGACAGAAGACACATCGGTTGGAGAAGCAATAAAGAAATTCCGAGACTACGCACCAGAACAACCAGAAAAAAGCACCATATACTATACCTACATTGTTGACAACGAAAAACGATTGAAAGGAGTCTGCTCACTCCGAAAAATGCTAAACACACCACCAGAAAAACCAGTCTCCGAAATAATGGAGACAGACCTACTCTACTTTAAAAAAGACGCTGACGCCGAAGAAGCAGCCGTAGACGTCTCAGAATCCCATTTCCCCGCCATACCAGTAATCGACGACCAAAACCGATTAATCGGGATAGTCCGATCAGAACAATTAATCGAGGTTGTACAAGAAACAGTAACAGAAGACCTACTAAAACTACAGGGAATGGACCTACCAGACCCAACCGACTTCACAGAGATAGAAACAAAAAGAAGCACAGTAATGCTAGACGCACCCCTCCACAAAATACTGAGAATACGAGTACCCTGGCTCATAGTAGCACTACTAGGAGGATTCCTAGCAGGAGGAGTAATCGGTGCATTCGAAGAAACACTTGAAACCGTCGTATTACTAGCAATATTCATACCCGTCATAATGGATATGGGAGGAAACGTCGGAACACAATCCTCAACAATATTCGTAAGAGGAGTCGTACTAGGCCACATAGACAAAACCAACATCTGGCGTAGAGTAATAAAAGAAACCATAACAGGACTCATAATCGGAGTTCTAATCGGAGGAATAGCAGCATTAGGAGCCTACCTATGGCTACAGCGAACCGACCTAGCCTTAGTAGTATTCGGCTCAATAATAGGCACAAGCCTAGTAGCAGCCCTAGTAGGATTCGTAATACCCTGGATACTCTACCTCACAGGACAAGACCCAGCAGCAGCGTCAAACCCATTAATAACAACAATAAAAGACGTAAGCGGACTACTCATATACTTCGGCCTAGCAACACTACTAATGGCCGAACTAATCTAA
- a CDS encoding MEDS domain-containing protein yields the protein MESLERVLADLELGSHLCCVYSDREVSLSQISLFVVSGLERGEKCLYVADDRSKKDIVEFIDEQGVGVEGYLETGQLEFLTGKESYLKDGYFDPDEMIDMIESEESKALDEGYNGLRITGEMTWVLSDLPGTERLMEYEMKLNEFFPGSNSMGLCQYNENKFSPETLIDVIYVHPKILLENSIYDNPYYMPPDLLLDRLEGKVSWKHYERMREEIKNRSKLEEKRDLFKFSIEKALPEVYWITPKGRFIYANEKVREKLGYSEKELKELYVWDVDPNYPEERREEFWERLKEQKTQKAESFHITKSGYVYPVEITSHYLEFKGEEYEFCFAEDITERKKAEEEIRELSQFRKTIIQDANVWINVLDTDGNVKVWNKAAERISGYSKEEVIGHDKIWRWLYPDEQYRQEITQKVGQIFQGEELENYETTIQCKNGGKKTISWTSHPLEDNEGEIIGSIAIGKDITEQKEAKERKKFLNTLLRQDLGSKTRIIQGHLQLLKKQTDIPIEQKKHLEKAIKTGREADEILGLARKLQEIEKTDWSEEKDIINILNHVVQDISTIAKREKVQIQKTQPDTTTKVKGNYSLNIMFSQILLTRIQTTKPKKIKIDTKEKEEKILVKIEDDGEPLPKDIANMFSGKPYTGETTGVSGARYYMIRQIADHNHAEIKIQNSELGGARFDIYLQAVEGEYPGA from the coding sequence GTGGAGAGTTTGGAAAGAGTTTTAGCTGATTTGGAGTTGGGAAGTCACTTGTGTTGTGTTTATAGCGATAGAGAGGTGTCCTTGTCTCAGATTTCTCTGTTTGTTGTGAGTGGTTTGGAGCGTGGTGAAAAATGTCTGTATGTGGCGGATGATAGGTCTAAAAAAGATATTGTTGAATTTATTGATGAACAGGGTGTGGGTGTTGAAGGATATTTGGAGACTGGCCAGTTAGAGTTTTTAACCGGAAAAGAATCCTACTTAAAAGATGGTTATTTCGATCCAGATGAAATGATCGATATGATTGAAAGTGAGGAGAGTAAGGCTCTTGATGAAGGTTATAATGGTTTGAGAATTACCGGTGAGATGACCTGGGTTTTGAGTGACCTACCTGGTACTGAAAGGTTGATGGAATATGAAATGAAATTGAATGAGTTTTTTCCAGGTAGCAACTCAATGGGCTTGTGTCAGTATAACGAGAACAAGTTTTCACCTGAGACGTTGATTGATGTTATCTATGTCCATCCAAAGATTCTGCTTGAAAACTCTATATATGATAATCCTTATTACATGCCCCCAGACCTCTTACTGGATAGATTAGAAGGGAAAGTTAGCTGGAAACATTATGAACGGATGAGGGAAGAAATAAAGAATAGGAGTAAACTGGAAGAGAAAAGAGATTTATTCAAGTTTTCAATAGAGAAAGCTTTGCCAGAAGTATATTGGATTACTCCAAAAGGGAGGTTTATTTATGCTAACGAGAAGGTTAGGGAGAAGTTGGGTTATTCCGAAAAAGAGCTAAAGGAACTATATGTTTGGGATGTGGATCCAAACTATCCTGAAGAGAGAAGAGAAGAATTTTGGGAGAGGTTAAAAGAACAAAAGACCCAGAAGGCTGAAAGCTTTCACATAACTAAGTCTGGATATGTATATCCCGTCGAAATAACCAGTCATTATCTAGAGTTTAAAGGAGAAGAATACGAGTTTTGTTTCGCAGAAGACATCACCGAACGAAAAAAAGCTGAGGAAGAGATTCGAGAACTCAGCCAGTTTCGCAAAACAATCATACAAGATGCAAATGTTTGGATTAACGTTCTTGATACCGATGGCAATGTAAAGGTTTGGAATAAAGCTGCAGAAAGAATCAGCGGATACTCAAAAGAAGAGGTCATCGGACATGACAAAATATGGAGATGGCTTTATCCAGATGAACAATACCGTCAAGAAATAACACAAAAAGTAGGCCAGATCTTTCAAGGAGAAGAACTTGAAAATTATGAAACAACTATTCAATGTAAAAATGGTGGAAAAAAGACTATTTCTTGGACATCACATCCCCTAGAAGACAATGAAGGAGAAATAATAGGCTCTATAGCCATAGGTAAAGACATCACCGAACAAAAAGAGGCAAAAGAGAGAAAAAAATTCCTAAACACCCTACTAAGACAAGACTTAGGAAGCAAAACCCGGATTATCCAAGGACACCTCCAACTACTTAAAAAACAAACAGACATCCCAATAGAACAGAAAAAACACCTGGAAAAAGCTATAAAAACAGGTCGAGAAGCCGACGAAATCCTAGGGTTAGCGAGAAAACTCCAAGAAATAGAAAAAACCGACTGGAGCGAAGAAAAAGACATCATTAACATTCTGAATCATGTTGTCCAAGACATCTCAACAATCGCCAAAAGAGAAAAAGTCCAAATACAAAAAACCCAGCCCGACACCACAACAAAAGTAAAAGGAAACTACTCACTAAACATAATGTTCTCACAAATCCTACTAACAAGAATCCAAACAACCAAACCTAAAAAAATAAAGATAGACACAAAAGAAAAAGAAGAAAAAATCTTAGTTAAAATCGAAGACGATGGAGAACCATTACCCAAAGACATTGCAAACATGTTCTCAGGAAAACCATACACCGGAGAAACCACAGGAGTCTCCGGAGCAAGATACTACATGATCAGACAAATAGCAGACCACAACCACGCAGAAATCAAAATCCAAAATTCAGAGCTCGGTGGCGCCAGATTCGATATATATCTACAGGCAGTAGAGGGAGAGTACCCCGGGGCTTGA
- a CDS encoding amphi-Trp domain-containing protein, producing MKMDKKDGGNKRVIEGRFEEEVHMTRKETAEFLRNLADEIEESNEIKITTNEWELPFKIRNDVEVEIELEGDELEIELEFERYTDKKLKLE from the coding sequence ATGAAGATGGATAAAAAAGACGGAGGAAATAAAAGAGTTATCGAAGGAAGATTTGAAGAAGAAGTACACATGACCCGAAAAGAAACAGCTGAATTTCTAAGAAACCTAGCAGATGAAATTGAAGAAAGCAACGAAATAAAAATAACCACAAACGAATGGGAACTACCATTCAAAATCAGAAATGACGTAGAAGTAGAAATCGAATTAGAAGGAGACGAACTAGAGATAGAACTAGAGTTCGAGAGATACACAGATAAAAAACTCAAACTAGAGTAA
- a CDS encoding helix-turn-helix domain-containing protein, translated as MSKSRNKENKMNYNKLGWIKASTYRQNILRSLEAGPKTPKELAEENEYRMSHVSRTLSNLKEKGLVECLNPDCRKGRLYALTDEGKEMIKVI; from the coding sequence ATGTCAAAATCAAGAAATAAAGAAAATAAAATGAATTACAATAAGCTTGGTTGGATAAAGGCAAGTACATATCGTCAAAATATATTAAGGTCCTTGGAGGCGGGCCCGAAGACACCAAAAGAACTTGCTGAAGAAAATGAATACCGTATGAGTCATGTCAGTAGGACTCTTTCGAACCTAAAAGAAAAAGGCCTGGTGGAATGTCTTAATCCGGATTGCCGGAAAGGCAGGTTGTATGCTTTAACAGATGAGGGAAAAGAGATGATTAAAGTTATCTAA
- a CDS encoding winged helix-turn-helix domain-containing protein: MMLLDILGSKKRLQILKLLSKEDQYVSQIMKKLKMDGKNTKHHLDTLEKTNIITTYPQGRKKYYKLNREIQLKITPPPEGTFQLLTLTNNKQQTTKK, encoded by the coding sequence ATGATGTTGTTAGATATATTAGGATCCAAAAAAAGACTACAAATACTCAAACTACTAAGCAAAGAAGACCAATACGTATCCCAAATCATGAAAAAACTAAAAATGGATGGAAAAAACACCAAACACCACCTCGACACCCTAGAAAAAACAAACATAATAACAACCTACCCACAAGGAAGAAAAAAATACTACAAACTAAACAGAGAAATACAACTAAAAATAACACCCCCACCAGAAGGAACATTCCAACTACTAACACTCACAAACAACAAACAACAAACAACAAAAAAATAA
- the leuS gene encoding leucine--tRNA ligase codes for MVEEYSPAIIEDKWMQRWQDEGLFEVNPSSSESYYVNVAYPYPSGSMHVGHGRTYTLPDIIARFKRMDGYNVLFPMAWHVTGTPVIGISRRIEDGDEDTIKLYRDLYGVPEETLESFTDPVEIVNYFSQEYQEIMSRMGYSIDWRRQFRTVDDEYKSFIKWQFESLRDLGLIKKGTHPVKYCPHDENALGDHDLLEGEQAKIDEFTLIKFKLKTGEILPCATLRPETIFGVTNLWIKPNAEYIKIKVGKETWIVSKIAAKKLEAQNKEIEKLETLKGEELVWEKAKHPYPGIVDIMPADFLDPNMASGVVMSVPAHAPYDLAALDELDEKASHIKPITIVETERYEETPAREVLNEYGIESQDDPELEKATEDLYGVEFAKGKISSELGEYGGMDIKSGREAIKKDMIELGIATKMYEFNERPVICRCGEHAVVKIVEDQWFIDYNNPEWKEKAKKSIENADLIPKEIKKDFIYTINWLEEWAGTRRVGLGTKLPWDQEWIIEPLSDSTLYMAYYTIANHIKNREIDPSLFDYVFLGKGTAKEVAEKSEVTTEEIEEMRQEFKYWYPYDYRFSAKDLIPNHLTFQIFHHTALLPQKLWPKGMSVCGMGLLEGKKMSSSKGNVVLLNEAIDKYGADTVRFFLSASAEPWQDFDWRENAVKSTHQNLKTYWNKVNQYIENEIQENPEKKPIDRWLISRFNKTIKKTRRSLEKHQTRKALQTAFYKFKKDIDWYHKRTDINREAAKHTLKEIAIDWNKLLAPFIPYMTQEIHSKTNEGHITKQKYPEPDKTKINNQLEEDEKLIKQTRDDIKEIIEVTGKKPNKIHIYTAENWKWQVYKTAIKMNSQNQGKIMGELMQNPELREKGNKVKKLLNKITTEINKNKTTTLDKINEKQVLERAKNYLKKEFNTEIQIETEKNAENQEKASNARPLRPAIYLE; via the coding sequence ATGGTGGAAGAATACTCTCCGGCTATAATTGAAGATAAGTGGATGCAGAGATGGCAGGATGAGGGTTTGTTTGAGGTCAACCCTTCTTCTAGTGAGTCTTATTATGTTAATGTAGCATATCCCTACCCAAGTGGGTCTATGCATGTTGGTCACGGCAGGACGTATACATTGCCGGATATAATAGCTAGATTTAAACGGATGGATGGATATAACGTTCTTTTCCCAATGGCTTGGCACGTTACGGGAACACCCGTGATAGGTATTTCTAGGAGGATTGAAGATGGTGATGAAGACACCATAAAGCTTTATCGAGACCTCTACGGCGTTCCTGAAGAAACATTGGAGAGTTTTACAGATCCAGTTGAAATAGTGAATTATTTTAGCCAGGAATATCAAGAAATAATGAGCCGTATGGGATACTCCATAGATTGGAGAAGACAGTTCCGGACAGTTGACGATGAATACAAATCCTTTATTAAATGGCAGTTCGAGTCTCTAAGAGACCTTGGGTTGATAAAAAAAGGAACCCACCCCGTTAAATACTGTCCTCATGATGAAAACGCTCTTGGAGATCACGACCTTCTTGAAGGAGAACAAGCTAAAATAGATGAATTCACATTAATAAAATTCAAATTAAAGACAGGAGAAATCCTACCCTGTGCAACGCTACGTCCAGAAACTATTTTTGGAGTAACAAACCTCTGGATCAAACCAAACGCCGAATATATAAAGATAAAGGTTGGGAAAGAAACCTGGATTGTAAGTAAAATAGCTGCTAAAAAACTTGAAGCACAAAACAAAGAGATAGAGAAACTTGAAACCCTAAAGGGAGAGGAATTGGTTTGGGAGAAAGCCAAACACCCATATCCAGGTATCGTAGACATAATGCCTGCAGACTTCCTAGACCCTAACATGGCCAGCGGAGTCGTAATGTCAGTACCAGCACACGCACCATACGACCTAGCCGCATTAGACGAATTAGATGAAAAAGCCAGCCACATAAAACCTATAACAATAGTTGAAACAGAACGTTACGAAGAAACCCCAGCCCGGGAAGTGTTAAACGAATATGGAATCGAAAGCCAAGACGACCCCGAACTAGAGAAGGCAACAGAAGACCTATATGGCGTAGAGTTCGCAAAAGGAAAGATATCAAGTGAATTAGGTGAGTACGGCGGAATGGACATCAAGTCAGGTAGAGAAGCGATCAAAAAAGACATGATAGAGCTAGGGATAGCCACAAAAATGTATGAATTCAACGAAAGACCAGTAATATGCCGTTGTGGAGAACACGCCGTCGTGAAAATCGTTGAAGACCAATGGTTCATAGACTACAACAACCCAGAATGGAAAGAAAAAGCCAAGAAATCAATCGAAAACGCAGACCTAATACCGAAAGAAATCAAAAAAGACTTCATCTACACAATAAACTGGCTAGAAGAATGGGCCGGAACAAGAAGAGTAGGGCTTGGAACAAAACTACCATGGGACCAAGAATGGATAATAGAGCCATTAAGCGATTCAACACTATATATGGCCTACTACACAATAGCAAACCACATCAAAAACCGTGAAATAGATCCATCACTATTCGATTACGTCTTCCTTGGAAAAGGAACAGCCAAAGAGGTTGCTGAGAAATCAGAAGTAACCACCGAAGAAATCGAAGAAATGAGACAAGAATTCAAGTACTGGTATCCCTACGACTATCGATTCTCAGCAAAAGACCTAATACCCAACCACCTAACATTCCAGATATTCCATCACACCGCACTCCTACCCCAAAAACTATGGCCAAAAGGAATGTCCGTATGTGGAATGGGATTACTAGAAGGCAAAAAAATGTCTTCATCAAAAGGAAACGTAGTCCTACTAAACGAAGCAATAGACAAATACGGAGCAGATACAGTAAGATTCTTCCTTTCAGCAAGCGCAGAACCATGGCAAGACTTCGATTGGAGAGAAAACGCAGTAAAATCCACCCACCAAAACCTAAAAACCTACTGGAACAAAGTAAACCAATACATAGAAAACGAAATACAAGAAAACCCAGAAAAAAAACCAATCGACAGATGGCTAATCAGCCGCTTCAACAAAACAATCAAAAAAACACGTCGATCACTCGAAAAACACCAAACAAGAAAAGCACTACAAACAGCCTTCTACAAATTCAAAAAAGACATCGATTGGTACCACAAAAGAACAGACATAAACCGAGAAGCAGCAAAACACACATTAAAAGAGATAGCAATAGACTGGAATAAACTACTAGCACCATTCATCCCCTACATGACACAAGAAATCCACTCCAAAACCAACGAAGGCCATATAACAAAACAAAAATACCCAGAACCAGACAAAACAAAAATAAACAACCAACTCGAAGAAGACGAAAAACTCATAAAACAAACCAGAGACGACATAAAAGAAATAATAGAAGTAACAGGCAAAAAACCAAATAAAATACATATATACACAGCCGAAAACTGGAAATGGCAGGTATACAAAACAGCAATAAAAATGAACTCACAAAACCAAGGAAAAATCATGGGAGAACTAATGCAAAACCCCGAACTAAGAGAAAAAGGAAACAAAGTCAAAAAACTACTAAACAAAATAACAACCGAAATCAACAAAAACAAAACAACAACACTAGATAAAATAAACGAAAAACAAGTGCTCGAAAGAGCCAAAAACTACCTAAAAAAAGAATTCAACACAGAAATACAGATAGAGACAGAAAAAAACGCAGAAAACCAAGAAAAAGCCAGTAACGCACGACCACTACGACCAGCAATATACCTAGAATAA
- a CDS encoding aldehyde ferredoxin oxidoreductase family protein — protein MDGYTGRFLSLDLTNKVVESGEIPEEWISDYVGGEGLGARYLYEHMDFKAMPLDSEQPIILATGPLTGTSAPSSGRLCIVFYSPLTKTVGASNCGGFLAPEIKKAGYDLILVKGKSEKPVSIAINNQEVEIVGSEDIWGLGVKETEKKLTEKLKTKWNVNGFEFASIGVAGEKQVLYASVMTDSHRAAGRGGLGALFGSKNLKSIAVHGDNPIKISDRNELKKSSKKARKELFSEHFVKEELKPYGTPSFFAAIDGLGLLPTKNWQKTTYPEAKGHLDHEAYHETLDVKPYGCHGCPIACGRITEIKEGKYKGEKGGGPEYETVAAFGSKCLNLDLNSIAMAGYICDNQGLDVISAGQVIATAMEWYDQGIITKETTDGLKLEWGNEKAIIQLLEKIIERKGFGDILADGVMRAAEKIGEKAKYAAIHVKGMEMAADGVRASKGEAVVHAVSPRGADHLRPWAPTIEAFGYREEELDITSDEIDPLDDGNKEWIKPFQEHLMTTNMLGICLFTSITLANKPSTYAELYSKATGKTTNKKELLKKAERVINLERIINNKLGHTKKTDTIPQRFKKEPAPDGPGKGQTVNLEKGLKSYYKAMGWDTKTGKPTPKTLKKLDLTWTK, from the coding sequence ATGGATGGATATACAGGTAGGTTTTTATCTCTAGATCTAACCAATAAGGTGGTTGAGTCTGGTGAAATTCCTGAAGAATGGATAAGTGATTATGTAGGTGGTGAGGGGCTTGGCGCTAGGTATCTATACGAACACATGGATTTCAAAGCTATGCCCTTGGATAGTGAACAACCAATTATTTTAGCAACCGGCCCATTAACTGGGACTTCGGCTCCGTCAAGCGGTCGTTTATGTATAGTGTTCTACTCACCTTTAACCAAAACTGTTGGTGCATCTAACTGTGGTGGTTTTTTAGCTCCAGAAATAAAGAAAGCAGGTTATGACTTAATATTAGTGAAGGGGAAGTCAGAAAAACCTGTTTCAATAGCTATAAACAACCAAGAAGTTGAGATTGTTGGTTCAGAAGACATTTGGGGATTAGGTGTTAAAGAAACTGAAAAAAAACTAACAGAAAAACTAAAAACAAAATGGAACGTTAATGGGTTTGAATTTGCTTCTATCGGTGTTGCAGGTGAAAAACAAGTGCTCTATGCCTCTGTAATGACAGATAGCCATCGAGCTGCTGGTAGAGGTGGTTTAGGAGCATTGTTCGGAAGTAAAAACCTAAAATCAATAGCAGTACATGGAGACAACCCCATAAAGATCTCAGATCGAAATGAACTTAAAAAATCTAGTAAAAAAGCACGAAAAGAACTATTCTCAGAACACTTCGTTAAAGAAGAACTAAAGCCATATGGAACACCAAGTTTCTTCGCAGCAATAGACGGTTTAGGCCTACTTCCAACCAAAAACTGGCAGAAAACAACATACCCAGAAGCAAAAGGACATCTAGACCACGAAGCATACCACGAAACACTTGACGTAAAGCCATACGGATGTCATGGATGCCCAATAGCTTGTGGAAGAATAACAGAAATCAAAGAAGGAAAATACAAAGGAGAAAAAGGAGGAGGACCCGAATACGAAACAGTTGCAGCATTTGGAAGCAAATGTCTAAATCTAGACCTAAACTCAATAGCTATGGCCGGATATATATGCGACAACCAAGGCCTAGATGTTATCTCTGCAGGACAAGTAATAGCAACAGCAATGGAATGGTACGACCAAGGAATAATCACAAAAGAAACAACAGATGGATTAAAACTAGAGTGGGGTAATGAAAAAGCCATAATCCAGTTACTAGAAAAAATAATAGAACGAAAAGGATTCGGAGACATCCTAGCAGATGGAGTAATGAGAGCAGCTGAAAAAATCGGAGAAAAAGCAAAATACGCAGCCATACACGTAAAAGGAATGGAAATGGCTGCAGACGGAGTTAGAGCAAGTAAAGGAGAAGCAGTAGTACACGCAGTCAGTCCAAGAGGAGCAGACCACCTAAGGCCATGGGCACCAACCATAGAAGCATTCGGATACAGAGAAGAAGAACTAGATATCACATCCGACGAAATAGACCCCCTCGACGATGGAAACAAAGAATGGATCAAACCATTCCAAGAACACCTAATGACCACAAACATGCTAGGAATCTGCCTCTTCACATCAATAACACTCGCCAACAAACCCTCAACATACGCAGAACTATACTCAAAAGCAACAGGAAAAACAACAAACAAAAAAGAATTACTAAAAAAAGCAGAACGAGTCATCAACCTAGAAAGAATCATAAACAACAAACTCGGACACACCAAAAAAACAGACACAATCCCACAACGATTCAAAAAAGAACCCGCACCAGACGGACCAGGAAAAGGACAAACAGTAAACCTAGAAAAAGGCCTAAAAAGCTACTACAAAGCAATGGGATGGGACACAAAAACAGGAAAACCAACACCAAAAACACTCAAAAAACTAGACCTAACATGGACAAAATAA
- a CDS encoding CGGC domain-containing protein has translation MTEETTKVAVVRCERISEACAGYGCLTAFNDRKVKFKDMDDAELVGFFTCGGCPGRRVKRLVKKLQSKDRAPNVIHLSSCMLYGEDMNYIECPSLDEIEDMISSMGIEVVRGTHH, from the coding sequence ATGACTGAAGAAACCACTAAAGTTGCAGTTGTTAGGTGTGAACGTATTTCAGAGGCCTGTGCTGGCTATGGATGTCTAACTGCTTTTAACGACCGCAAAGTCAAGTTCAAGGATATGGATGATGCTGAACTTGTCGGTTTCTTCACCTGTGGCGGATGTCCAGGCCGAAGAGTTAAAAGATTGGTTAAAAAACTGCAGAGTAAAGACCGTGCACCTAATGTCATACATTTGAGTTCCTGTATGTTGTATGGAGAGGATATGAACTACATAGAATGTCCATCACTTGATGAGATCGAAGATATGATTTCTTCGATGGGAATAGAGGTTGTTCGGGGAACACATCACTAA
- a CDS encoding class I SAM-dependent methyltransferase, translating into MGDVVEVDRSFDEALDTYRFYSRFYRLIEVFELPVSDMAFSLLGDVEGSCVLEVGCGVGGDLVRLGERVGVDGCVVGLDSVYEMVCRSRERDGGVGGVEVVVGDARCLPFGDSCFDGVFMKGVLELFKIREFELVLGEVLRVLRPGGWFLVGSLSREGFEDSLFVRLYEWLHIRFPRYFDCRPIYLERLLRDNGFVVDRVGLVVLFGFVPFKVVLAYPGLD; encoded by the coding sequence TTGGGTGATGTAGTTGAGGTGGATAGGTCTTTTGATGAGGCTTTAGATACCTATAGGTTTTATAGTCGTTTTTATAGGTTGATTGAGGTTTTTGAGTTGCCTGTGAGTGATATGGCTTTTTCTTTGTTGGGTGATGTTGAGGGGTCTTGTGTTTTGGAGGTTGGTTGTGGTGTTGGTGGGGATCTTGTTAGGTTGGGTGAGAGGGTTGGTGTTGATGGTTGTGTAGTTGGTTTGGATTCGGTTTATGAGATGGTTTGTAGGAGTAGGGAGAGGGATGGTGGTGTTGGTGGTGTTGAGGTTGTGGTTGGTGATGCTAGATGTCTTCCGTTTGGTGATAGTTGTTTTGATGGTGTTTTTATGAAGGGTGTTTTGGAGTTGTTTAAAATTAGGGAGTTTGAGTTGGTTTTAGGTGAGGTTTTAAGGGTTTTGAGGCCTGGTGGTTGGTTTTTAGTTGGTTCTTTAAGTAGAGAGGGTTTTGAGGATAGTTTGTTTGTTAGGCTGTATGAATGGCTTCATATTAGGTTTCCTAGGTATTTTGATTGTCGTCCGATATATCTTGAGCGTTTGTTGAGGGATAATGGTTTTGTTGTTGATAGGGTTGGTTTGGTTGTTTTGTTTGGTTTTGTTCCGTTTAAGGTGGTTTTGGCTTATCCTGGGTTAGATTAG
- a CDS encoding type IV pilin N-terminal domain-containing protein — MKKFSRKISFSDESGISPVIGVIMMISIVVLLAAIVAAFTFGAINIPTTTPTASISLENIEIQDNEGVVYVTLLHESGQSLVSDKTNILVTNLNTSQTNTTSLEKSINGEQWSPGERITVVIGLGNSQDLLELGDEVEVRVVDLDSGGTVGSLISVLS; from the coding sequence TTGAAGAAATTCTCTAGAAAAATAAGTTTTAGTGATGAATCAGGTATAAGCCCCGTGATAGGTGTAATAATGATGATATCGATAGTAGTATTGCTCGCAGCAATAGTAGCAGCATTCACATTCGGAGCCATAAACATACCAACAACAACACCAACAGCCAGCATCTCACTAGAAAACATAGAAATACAAGACAACGAAGGTGTAGTTTATGTTACTTTGTTACATGAATCTGGTCAATCTCTGGTTTCTGATAAAACCAATATACTTGTGACAAATCTTAATACCAGCCAGACAAACACTACAAGTCTTGAAAAATCTATTAACGGTGAGCAATGGTCTCCCGGTGAACGAATAACTGTGGTAATCGGTTTGGGTAATAGCCAAGATCTTCTTGAGTTGGGGGATGAGGTTGAGGTTCGTGTTGTTGATTTGGATTCTGGGGGTACGGTTGGTAGTTTGATTTCGGTGTTGTCTTAA